From the Prochlorococcus marinus str. AS9601 genome, the window GGACAAAATTTACTTATTTATGGAAAACATTTTGGAAATGTTTTTATAGGAGTTCAACCTACATTCGGTTATGAAGGTGATCCCATGAGGTTACTTTATTCAAGAAGTGCCAGTCCTCATCACGGTTTTGCCGCTTATTACACTTATGTAGAAAAAATCTGGGGAGCTGATGCTGTTCTTCATTTTGGAACTCACGGATCACTTGAATTTATGCCTGGTAAACAGATGGGCATGAGTGAAACATGCTATCCGGATTCTCTCATTGGATCTTTACCTAATTTGTATTACTATGCTGCTAATAATCCTTCTGAAGCAACAATTGCGAAGAGAAGAGGATATGCTTCAACTATTAGTTATCTGACTCCTCCAGCAGAAAATGCAGGACTCTACAAAGGACTTAAAGAACTGAGCGAACTTGTTGGCTCTTATCAACAATTAAGAGAAAATAGTAGGGGTATTCAAATAGTTAATGCAATAGTTGAGACTTCTAAACAATGTAATCTTGACAAAGACGTTGAGCTTCCTTCAAAAGATGTAGAAGAGCTCTCAATTGATGAAAGAGATTTATTTGTTGGTAATATCTATAAACAGTTGATGGAAATTGAAAGTAGATTATTACCTTGCGGTCTTCATACTATTGGAGAAGCCCCAACAGCAGAAGAAGCTGTTGCAACTCTCGTAAATATTGCATCACTAGAGAGAGAGCAAGAGGGATTAAGATCTCTTCCTGGATTGCTAGCTGAATCCATAGGCCTAACTATTGAACAAATTTATGATGGTAATAATAAAGGTGAACTCAAATTTGTAGAGCTCAATGAAAAAATTATTAAGACAGCAAGAGAGTCTATTTTTGCGATGGTCAACTCTTTAAAAATTGTTGATGGCAGAGTTTATTTAGAAAAATCACTACTTTCCAAACTTTTCGACTTACTTAAAGTTTTTGGGTTGAATCTACCTACCCCTTGGTTACGGGCCTGTAACTTAAATGGATTTAATGAAGTTAACCAGAAGGAATTAAACAAATTATTTGATTACTTACTTTTCTGCTTGGAACAGGTCTGTGCTGATAAAGAAATGGATAGCCTCATTAAAGCATTAGATGGGAATTATGTTTTACCTGGACCAGGTGGAGACCCTATAAGAAATCCAGGTGTTTTACCCAGTGGTAAAAATATCCATGCACTTGATCCACAATCAATCCCTACTACAGCAGCTGTAGCGGCTGCAAAGTCAGTTGTTGACAAATTAATTGAGAGACAAAAGGAAGAGCAAGGGACCTGGCCTGAAACAATTGCTTGTGTTTTATGGGGTACTGATAACATCAAAACTTATGGAGAATCACTTGCTCAAATCTTATGGTTTGTTGGTGTTAAACCAAAACCAGATTCTGTTGGAAGAATCAACAAATTAGAATTAATCTCTTTAGAAGAATTAGGTAGGCCAAGAATAGATGTAGTCGTTAACTGCTCAGGAGTTTTTAGAGATCTATTTATAAATCAGATGGCATTAATAGATCAAGCGGTCAAATTAGCCGCTGAGGCTGATGAACCATTGGAATCTAATTTTGTAAGGAAGCATTCACTAGAACAAGCAGAAAAAGAAGGTACCTCTATCAGAGAGGCCTCAGCGAGAGTATTCTCTAACGCAAGTGGAAGTTACAGTTCAAATGTTAATTTAGCCGTAGAAAATTCAACATGGGAGGAAGAAAATGAATTACAAGAAATGTATTTATCACGCAAAACTTATGCTTTTAATGCTGATAATCCAGGTGAGATGAATCAAAAAAGAGAGGTATTTGAGTCAGTAATGAAAACAGCAGATGTTACATTTCAAAACCTTGATTCCTCAGAGATTTCATTAACAGATGTAAGTCATTATTTTGATTCAGATCCAACAAAACTGATTAAGACACTTAGAGATGACGGAAAAGAACCAAGTAGCTATATAGCAGACACTACTACTTCTAATGCTCAAGTCAGAACACTTGGAGAAACTATCAGATTAGACTCAAGAACAAAACTTTTAAATCCTAAGTGGTATGAAGGTATGCTCAAATCTGGTTATGAAGGAGTTAGAGAACTCTCTAACAGACTTAATTACACTCTTGGTTGGAGCGCGACAAGTGGTCAAGTAGATAATTTTGTATATGAAGAAACTAATGAAACATTTATAAATGACGAAGAGATGAGGAAAAGATTAATGGATCTTAATCCTAATAGTTTCAGGAGAATTGTTGGGACTTTGCTAGAAGTCAATGGTAGGGGATATTGGGAAACTTCAGATGAGAATATAGAACAGTTGAAAGAACTATACCAAGAGGTAGAGGATAAAATCGAGGGAGTTAAAGAATAATAAATTTATTATTTTCTGTAAATCCTATCAGCTACTTTCAGGATTTGATAATTTAGCTTGACGTTGTGAACCCTCACAATGTCAACATTAAATTGAGAACAAATACAACTTATTGCAAGAGTTCCTATATCCCTTTCTTTTGGAATTTTCTCATTCAAAATTTCTCCTATAAATCTCTTCCTAGATGCACCTATCAAAATTGGCAAATTCCATTTTTTAAATGCATCTAAATTTCTCAAGATTTCCAAATTATGAATGATATCTTTTGAAAAACCAATTCCAGGATCCACTATTATATTTCTCTCAGATATATTTTTTTCTAAAGCATTCTTTATTAAATTATCAAGCGAGCACTTAACATCACTCAATACATTCTGGTAATTAGAGAGTTGATTCATATTTTGACTATTACCACGACTATGAGTTATGACGAATGGACAATTGAATTTTGATACAACATCCAAAATTTTTATATCTCTTCTTCCTCCCGTGACATCATTTATCCAGTTAGCACCATTTAAAAGAGCTTCGTAAGCCACTTCAGAATTAAAAGTATCAATAGAAATTAAAACATCTGGAAATTCAGATTTTATTAATTTTAGATATGGGATCAATCTTTTAATTTCTATACTAGATCCTACTTCTTCAGCCCCAGGTCTCGTACTTTGAGCACCAAGATCAATAACATCAACACCATTGCTCAAGAAATGGTTTACTTGATCTAAAACTTTTTTTGAAGAGTTTAATTCCCCACCATCACTAAATGAATCAGGAGTTAAATTAATAACTCCCATTATTGAAGTTTTTTGGCCCCAGCCTTTTGGCCATGGATTTTTCTTATTGATAATTTGCAATTCTCGCAAAACTATTTGGATCTAATGAAGCCCCCCCAACTAAAACCCCATCTATGTCACTCATTGACATGATTTCGTCAATATTATTAGGTTTAACGGATCCTCCATATTGAATAATTACATCATCAAAACCAATTAATTTCCGAATCAAAGAACATATCTTATTAGCATCTTCTGCCTGACATGTTTTACCAGTGCCAATAGCCCATATTGGTTCATAGGCAACAATTAAATTAGATGGATCTGTGTTTTCTAATCCTTGTTCAACTTGTCTAGTAATAACTCTTACAGCTTCTCCTCTCTCTCTTTGTTCTAATGTTTCTCCTACACAAACTATTGGAGTAAGTCCACTTGATTGAGCAAAAACTGCTCTTTTATTAATTTGTTCATCACTTTCACTAAAATATTTCCTTGGTTCACTATGTCCAACGATTGCATATGAGACACCATGTTCAAGAAGCATTTTTGGTGATATTTCAGCAGTAAATGCTCCTTGATCTTCCCAATGAATATTTTGACTAGAAATATCTAAATAATCAAAATCAGAATGATTAGAAAAGGTTGAAATAGCAGTAAAAGGTGGAGCAATAACTACTTTACGATCTTCATTTATATCTTTTATTAAAGGTATAAACTCTTTTAAATAAGACTTAGCCTCAGCACAAGTCATGTGCATTTTCCAATTACCAGCAATAACAGATTTTCTCAAAATACTATCTCCAAGAAAATCATATTAATATATATTGAGTTTAATAGGCCAATTATTCAAAAAATAATTCATTTTTTAGAAATATAACTTTATCTCCCTTATTTAATTTTCTTCCTCTCCTAGTTTCTATTAAACCATTAACTTTGACAGAACCGGATTTAATAAAAATTTTTGCTTCTCCACCAGAAGAGACCAAATTTTTCCATTTTAAGAATTGATCTAATTTCATTGTTTTTTATACCCAAATATATTGATAAAGTAGGATAAATTATAAAATATATAATAACTTGAGATTAATACCACCAGTCAGACCATATTCGAATAGGTTTATTAGAGGTTTTATATGCATGCTTATTTATGTAGCATGTTGGCCCTTGTTAGCTTATTTTGCTGGAAACTTAATCCCCGCGATTGGATCTGGTGACCTAACAAAAGTAACTAACATAATAGTGAAGTCATTATTTGTATTTTTAGTTCAGAAAATTGCTCAATTTGGACAAGATGTATTCATAGCAAAACCATCTTTAGAAATTAGTGAAATAATGAGAGGAAATTTATTCAGCAAAATTCAAAAGATAGAGATGAATTCTGTTGAAAAGATTTCAGCCGGGGATATCACATATAGACTTACAGAAGATGCAGATAGAGTTAGCGAAGTTATTTATAAAACAGTGCAGGATACTATTCCGTGCATTTTACAATTGATAGCAGTTGTAATTTATATGTTTTATTTAGATTGGTCACTAACATTATCAACATCTGTTTTAGCACCATTGATTATTCTTTCAGTTAATAGTTTTGGAAGAAGAGTTTTATCCGCATCTGAAAAAAGTCAAGAATCAACAAGTAATCTAGCAAGTTTAATAGGTGAATCTATAAATGGAATGTCGACGATAAGGTCTTTTGCTGCAGAAAAATGGATTGAGAATAGATTTCATAAAAGATTAAGTACAAATAAAAAAGCAAAATATAAAACATTAAAATTACTCGCATTTCAACATCCAGTCGTAGGATTTGTTGAAGCATTTGGAATATTAGCAATATTAGGTTTAGGAGCAGCAAGAATAAATCTTGGACTTCTAACAAGTGAAGAATTTAGTAGTTTCTTTGCTGCAATATTGATGCTTATTGATCCAATAAGCCATGTTAGTACAAATTTTAATGATTATAAACAAACAGAAGCTTCAATAAAAAGGTTGAAAAACCTAACTCTAGAACCTAACGAAGATGATAAAGAAAATTTAAAAAGGATATCCAATCTTGAAGGCAAAATAAGTTTCAAGAAAGTTAATTTCGCTTACAAAAAAGATAATCAAGTTCTTAAAAATATCAATTTAGAAGTTAAGAAAGGGGAAGTCACAGCTTTCGTTGGAGCATCTGGAGCTGGTAAAAGTACAATGTTGGCTTTGATATTAAAATTTATATCTCCAAGTAGTGGAGACATTTTTATTGATGATATAAATCTCAAATTATTAAACACAAAAGATATTAGAAAAAACATTGCATTAGTACAACAACAGCCTTTTTTATTTTCAGGAAAAATTATTGATGTAATAAGAATGGGCAGATGTTATAGCAAAGAAGAGGTTATAGAATCAGCAAAAAAAGCAAACGCGCATAACTTTATTGAAAAGCTTCCTGAAAAATATGAAACTAAGATAACTGAAAGAGGATCAAATTTCTCAGGAGGTCAGATCCAGAGGATCGCAATTGCAAGAGCAATACTTGGAAACCCTTCAATTCTTCTTTTAGATGAGGCCACAAGTGCGTTAGATGCAGAATCAGAATCTGAAGTCCAAGAAGGATTAAATAGGGCTATGAAAGATAGAACAGTTATTGTAATTGCTCATAGATTAGCCACTACTCAGGAGGCAAATAAAATATTTGTTTTCGATAAAGGCGAAATTATTGAAGTTGGGAAACATTTTGATTTAATCAATAAACCAGGAATTTATAAAGAATTATGTGAAAAACAATTGATTAAAAAATAATAACCCTATTTTATTTATTAAAAAGGTAAGTCCATGAGCGAAAACACAAATGATTCTGCAAATCCAGTTTTAACCTTTGATGGGAAAAAATACTTAATAAATGAACTTTCTAATGAAATTAAAGAATCAATAAAAGTATTACAGATAGCCGAGACACAACTTAAAATGCATCAAGATACTCTCAAATTAATTTCTATAAGCCGAAACTCTTTAGCTAATCAATTAAGAGAAAAACTAAAAAATTTAAAGTAAATTTTAAAAATTATGGATTTCTTGAAGAGAATAAGAATCAATATTATTACATTGCAATGCTTTGATTGCTTTAATCGCTGCCTTTGCTCCAGGAATGGTTGTAAAAGTTGGAATATTATATTCTAAAGCAGCACGTCTTAAATAAGCGTCGTCATGTAGAGCCTGTGAGCCGATTGGAGTATTAATTATTAATTGAACAAGTCCAGAACGAATTAGATCCTCAATATTTGGTCTACCTTCGTGAACTTTTAGCACTTCTTCAACTTGAATGCCTAGATTAATCAAATATGCAGCTGTCCCTTTTGTTGCGATTAATTTAAATCCTAAAATCATCAATTCTCTAGCAACTTCCTCAAGAAGTTTTTTATCTAAATCATTTGTAGACAAAAAAGCCACTCCTTCTGAAGGCACACCA encodes:
- a CDS encoding magnesium chelatase subunit H translates to MFTQVRSANRRVSPVEDNKHKVVIKAVYVVLEPQYQNSLTEAAKSINKMNGPIGIDLSGYLIEELRNDSNFEDFKEDVANADIFVASLIFIEDLAQKVVDAVSPYKNKLKASIVFPSMPEVMRLNKLGSFSMAQLGQSKSIIGDLIKKKKESDGASFQDSMLKLLNTLPSILKYLPVEKAQDARTFILSFQYWLGGTTENLKNFLLMISEKYAVSEIIKDQIEEFKIQDPETFPDLGIWHPLAPCMFESLKEYQNWENNRKDINPKNDKTPTIGLVLQRSHIVTGDDAHYVAVIQELEYRGARVLPIFCGGLDFSKPVNEFYYDSINKNQPIVDGVVSLTGFALVGGPARQDHPKAIEALKRLNRPYMVALPLVFQTTQEWEDSDLGLHPVQVALQIAIPELDGAIEPIILSGRDDATGKAHTLQDRVDVIAERAIKWSTLRVKQRKDKKLAITVFSFPPDKGNVGTAAYLNVFGSIYRVLLEMKSKGYQIDELPSNSKELMEKVINNPEAMDGSPELNIAHKMSVKEYEEFTPYSQRLEENWGKPPGNLNSDGQNLLIYGKHFGNVFIGVQPTFGYEGDPMRLLYSRSASPHHGFAAYYTYVEKIWGADAVLHFGTHGSLEFMPGKQMGMSETCYPDSLIGSLPNLYYYAANNPSEATIAKRRGYASTISYLTPPAENAGLYKGLKELSELVGSYQQLRENSRGIQIVNAIVETSKQCNLDKDVELPSKDVEELSIDERDLFVGNIYKQLMEIESRLLPCGLHTIGEAPTAEEAVATLVNIASLEREQEGLRSLPGLLAESIGLTIEQIYDGNNKGELKFVELNEKIIKTARESIFAMVNSLKIVDGRVYLEKSLLSKLFDLLKVFGLNLPTPWLRACNLNGFNEVNQKELNKLFDYLLFCLEQVCADKEMDSLIKALDGNYVLPGPGGDPIRNPGVLPSGKNIHALDPQSIPTTAAVAAAKSVVDKLIERQKEEQGTWPETIACVLWGTDNIKTYGESLAQILWFVGVKPKPDSVGRINKLELISLEELGRPRIDVVVNCSGVFRDLFINQMALIDQAVKLAAEADEPLESNFVRKHSLEQAEKEGTSIREASARVFSNASGSYSSNVNLAVENSTWEEENELQEMYLSRKTYAFNADNPGEMNQKREVFESVMKTADVTFQNLDSSEISLTDVSHYFDSDPTKLIKTLRDDGKEPSSYIADTTTSNAQVRTLGETIRLDSRTKLLNPKWYEGMLKSGYEGVRELSNRLNYTLGWSATSGQVDNFVYEETNETFINDEEMRKRLMDLNPNSFRRIVGTLLEVNGRGYWETSDENIEQLKELYQEVEDKIEGVKE
- the folP gene encoding dihydropteroate synthase, whose translation is MQIINKKNPWPKGWGQKTSIMGVINLTPDSFSDGGELNSSKKVLDQVNHFLSNGVDVIDLGAQSTRPGAEEVGSSIEIKRLIPYLKLIKSEFPDVLISIDTFNSEVAYEALLNGANWINDVTGGRRDIKILDVVSKFNCPFVITHSRGNSQNMNQLSNYQNVLSDVKCSLDNLIKNALEKNISERNIIVDPGIGFSKDIIHNLEILRNLDAFKKWNLPILIGASRKRFIGEILNEKIPKERDIGTLAISCICSQFNVDIVRVHNVKLNYQILKVADRIYRK
- the tpiA gene encoding triose-phosphate isomerase, which encodes MRKSVIAGNWKMHMTCAEAKSYLKEFIPLIKDINEDRKVVIAPPFTAISTFSNHSDFDYLDISSQNIHWEDQGAFTAEISPKMLLEHGVSYAIVGHSEPRKYFSESDEQINKRAVFAQSSGLTPIVCVGETLEQRERGEAVRVITRQVEQGLENTDPSNLIVAYEPIWAIGTGKTCQAEDANKICSLIRKLIGFDDVIIQYGGSVKPNNIDEIMSMSDIDGVLVGGASLDPNSFARIANYQ
- a CDS encoding RNA-binding S4 domain-containing protein, whose translation is MKLDQFLKWKNLVSSGGEAKIFIKSGSVKVNGLIETRRGRKLNKGDKVIFLKNELFFE
- a CDS encoding ABC transporter ATP-binding protein, which gives rise to MLIYVACWPLLAYFAGNLIPAIGSGDLTKVTNIIVKSLFVFLVQKIAQFGQDVFIAKPSLEISEIMRGNLFSKIQKIEMNSVEKISAGDITYRLTEDADRVSEVIYKTVQDTIPCILQLIAVVIYMFYLDWSLTLSTSVLAPLIILSVNSFGRRVLSASEKSQESTSNLASLIGESINGMSTIRSFAAEKWIENRFHKRLSTNKKAKYKTLKLLAFQHPVVGFVEAFGILAILGLGAARINLGLLTSEEFSSFFAAILMLIDPISHVSTNFNDYKQTEASIKRLKNLTLEPNEDDKENLKRISNLEGKISFKKVNFAYKKDNQVLKNINLEVKKGEVTAFVGASGAGKSTMLALILKFISPSSGDIFIDDINLKLLNTKDIRKNIALVQQQPFLFSGKIIDVIRMGRCYSKEEVIESAKKANAHNFIEKLPEKYETKITERGSNFSGGQIQRIAIARAILGNPSILLLDEATSALDAESESEVQEGLNRAMKDRTVIVIAHRLATTQEANKIFVFDKGEIIEVGKHFDLINKPGIYKELCEKQLIKK
- a CDS encoding DUF6447 family protein, whose protein sequence is MSENTNDSANPVLTFDGKKYLINELSNEIKESIKVLQIAETQLKMHQDTLKLISISRNSLANQLREKLKNLK